The Vibrio splendidus genome has a window encoding:
- the norW gene encoding NADH:flavorubredoxin reductase NorW: protein MSNIVIVGGGFAALQTIKMVRKIDQDIAITMITADAGVEYSKPNLSHVFSQAQTPQALAVNNAQQLAEQYNVVIKTGALVSEIDTKQQCVRVDGQTIHYSKLVLATGATPFIPPAEGLKRSATITLNSLEEFEKHKAQIDDAQRITVMGGGLIGVELAFDLQTAGKDVTIIEPASYLLNSLVPPFVSLELERELTKAGVTVETDSAICRATYLSDGVRLQTTSSRLIRTDIVIAAAGLRPNAQLATQAGIEVNKGIVVDDTMKTSASNVYAIGDCAEIEGRVMAYLQPAILSANVLAKQLTKDKGEIKVGEAKLSLPHMITKVKTPSYPIQLAGRDIHTAQSWETRFDPKGIVAKGFNEDNQLVGFIVTGEHTKAAFPLLKELQASSPA, encoded by the coding sequence ATGTCGAACATTGTGATTGTGGGTGGTGGTTTCGCCGCCCTACAAACCATAAAGATGGTACGTAAAATTGACCAAGATATCGCGATAACCATGATCACTGCAGATGCAGGGGTTGAGTACAGTAAGCCGAATCTTTCACACGTATTCAGCCAGGCTCAAACACCACAAGCCTTAGCCGTTAATAACGCTCAGCAATTGGCTGAGCAGTACAACGTGGTCATCAAAACCGGAGCTTTAGTCAGCGAAATCGATACCAAGCAGCAGTGTGTTCGTGTTGATGGACAAACTATCCATTATTCGAAGTTGGTATTAGCAACGGGCGCGACGCCTTTTATACCACCAGCGGAAGGGCTTAAACGCAGCGCGACCATTACGTTAAATAGTTTGGAAGAGTTCGAGAAACACAAAGCTCAGATCGATGACGCTCAACGCATCACCGTAATGGGTGGAGGCTTGATTGGGGTAGAGCTCGCATTCGACCTTCAAACTGCGGGCAAAGATGTCACGATTATCGAACCTGCAAGTTATCTGTTGAATAGCCTTGTGCCACCTTTCGTTTCGCTTGAGTTGGAAAGGGAGCTGACAAAAGCAGGGGTTACCGTCGAAACCGACTCTGCGATTTGTCGAGCGACTTACCTGTCTGATGGAGTGAGGTTGCAAACCACTTCTTCTCGATTGATACGAACAGATATCGTGATTGCCGCAGCAGGGCTAAGACCAAACGCGCAGTTAGCCACGCAAGCGGGAATAGAAGTAAACAAAGGGATTGTGGTCGATGACACCATGAAAACCAGCGCCAGCAATGTGTATGCGATTGGTGATTGCGCTGAAATTGAAGGTCGTGTGATGGCCTATTTACAGCCAGCAATCTTGTCGGCAAACGTGTTGGCGAAGCAGCTGACTAAGGATAAAGGAGAGATCAAAGTGGGCGAAGCAAAGCTCAGCTTGCCTCATATGATCACCAAGGTGAAAACACCGAGTTACCCTATTCAGCTCGCAGGGCGCGATATTCACACTGCTCAGAGCTGGGAAACTCGATTCGATCCTAAAGGCATTGTCGCCAAAGGCTTCAATGAAGATAACCAGTTGGTT
- the norV gene encoding anaerobic nitric oxide reductase flavorubredoxin codes for MTIHVKSNVHWVGVHDWETEHFHGKEYHMNKGTSYNSYLIREEKTVLVDTVDHRFTEQFLANLEMEIDINEIDYIICQHAEEDHSGALSALLAKIPNTPVYCTEAGVNSIVGHHHQPDWNFRTVKTGDTLDVGNGKQLIFVEMKMLHWPDSMATYLTGDEILFSNDAFGQHYCDENLFNDQLDQVELHDQCLRYFSNILTPFAPLVKAKIEEVLSLGVPIDVIATSHGCIWRDNATQIVEQYYEWSKAYKEDRITIVYDTMSNNTRMMADAIAKGIRKGSPETAIKVFNISKHDKNDILANIFRSKGVLVGSSTMNNVMMPQIAALLEEIHGLRFAGKRAAAFGSSGWTGGAVKRIDARLREANFEVSAPQHIHWKPDTDALRQCIDYGMTLAEVWRVNPDEVSAPKQVSRNVTPLEATPAPANTTAELKDTTEQETEVAQDKSNHSADCTCWRCTVCEWVYDPQLGEPYQGVEPGTPWAQVPDDFLCPECHLGKEVFMEK; via the coding sequence ATGACTATTCACGTTAAATCAAATGTTCATTGGGTCGGCGTCCATGATTGGGAAACAGAACACTTCCATGGTAAGGAATACCACATGAACAAAGGTACCAGCTATAACTCGTACCTGATTCGTGAAGAGAAAACGGTGCTTGTTGATACCGTTGATCATCGCTTTACTGAACAATTCCTTGCAAACCTTGAGATGGAAATCGACATCAATGAGATCGACTACATCATTTGTCAGCATGCTGAAGAAGACCACTCAGGTGCCCTTTCGGCACTATTAGCCAAAATTCCAAACACACCCGTCTACTGCACAGAAGCTGGCGTTAACTCGATTGTTGGCCATCACCATCAGCCTGACTGGAACTTCCGAACCGTTAAAACAGGCGACACGCTCGATGTCGGTAACGGTAAGCAACTCATCTTTGTTGAGATGAAAATGCTGCACTGGCCAGACTCAATGGCAACATACCTCACTGGTGACGAGATCCTGTTCAGCAACGATGCGTTCGGTCAGCACTACTGTGATGAAAACCTATTCAACGATCAGCTAGACCAAGTAGAGCTGCACGATCAATGTCTGCGTTACTTCTCGAACATCCTCACACCTTTCGCACCTTTGGTGAAAGCGAAGATAGAAGAAGTATTGAGCTTAGGTGTGCCTATCGATGTTATCGCAACCTCTCATGGCTGTATTTGGCGCGACAACGCGACGCAAATTGTTGAGCAATACTACGAGTGGTCTAAAGCGTACAAAGAAGATCGTATCACCATTGTTTACGACACCATGTCGAACAACACTCGCATGATGGCTGACGCAATCGCAAAAGGTATCCGTAAAGGCAGCCCGGAAACAGCAATCAAGGTCTTCAACATTTCAAAGCACGACAAGAATGACATCCTTGCCAATATCTTCCGTTCAAAGGGTGTGCTTGTTGGTTCATCGACCATGAACAATGTGATGATGCCGCAAATCGCTGCACTACTAGAAGAGATCCACGGCTTACGTTTTGCAGGTAAAAGAGCCGCGGCATTTGGTTCTTCAGGTTGGACAGGTGGCGCAGTAAAACGTATCGACGCTCGCCTACGTGAAGCCAACTTCGAGGTGAGCGCACCTCAGCATATCCACTGGAAACCAGATACAGACGCACTTCGTCAATGTATTGATTACGGTATGACACTGGCCGAGGTTTGGCGTGTGAATCCAGACGAAGTCAGCGCACCAAAGCAAGTATCACGCAATGTTACACCGCTTGAAGCCACACCAGCACCGGCAAACACCACTGCCGAGCTCAAAGACACGACAGAGCAGGAAACAGAAGTAGCTCAAGATAAGTCAAACCACAGCGCAGACTGTACTTGCTGGCGCTGTACTGTGTGTGAATGGGTATATGACCCACAGTTGGGTGAACCTTACCAAGGCGTTGAGCCAGGAACACCTTGGGCACAAGTGCCGGATGACTTCCTTTGCCCAGAATGCCATTTAGGCAAAGAAGTATTTATGGAGAAGTAG
- a CDS encoding NAD(P)H-dependent oxidoreductase, translating to MTHPIISDLNTRYTAKKYDAEKRISAEDMEVIKEALRLSASSINSQPWKFIIIESDAAKQRFHNTFENMFQFNQPHAKEASHTILFAHDPKYTKEKFAKRADTEVSSGHLPAEMYEQFLGAYAFAEMNTDETGFNGNWTKSQVYIALGNTMHTLARLGIASTPMEGVDAAMIGEEFADELEGHVVDVALAIGFHKDGEDYNHGKPKARLALDEIVTTL from the coding sequence ATGACTCATCCAATCATTTCAGATCTAAACACTCGCTACACAGCTAAAAAATACGATGCAGAAAAGCGCATCTCTGCGGAAGACATGGAAGTAATCAAAGAAGCACTTCGTTTGTCAGCTTCTTCTATCAACTCTCAGCCTTGGAAATTCATCATCATTGAGAGTGACGCAGCAAAACAACGCTTCCACAATACTTTCGAGAACATGTTCCAGTTTAACCAACCGCATGCGAAAGAAGCGTCACATACGATCCTGTTTGCTCACGATCCTAAGTACACTAAAGAGAAATTCGCAAAGCGTGCTGACACAGAAGTAAGCTCTGGTCACCTACCCGCTGAAATGTACGAGCAGTTCTTAGGGGCTTACGCATTCGCAGAAATGAACACAGACGAAACAGGTTTCAACGGTAACTGGACTAAGTCTCAGGTGTACATCGCACTAGGTAACACAATGCACACACTGGCTCGTCTTGGTATTGCTTCAACACCGATGGAAGGCGTAGATGCCGCTATGATCGGTGAAGAGTTTGCTGACGAACTGGAAGGTCACGTTGTTGATGTAGCACTGGCTATCGGCTTCCACAAAGACGGCGAAGACTACAACCACGGTAAACCAAAAGCGCGTCTAGCGCTTGATGAAATCGTGACGACGCTTTAA
- a CDS encoding PTS mannitol transporter subunit IICBA, with the protein MLSPEAKIKVQNFGRFLSNMVMPNIGAFIAWGFITALFIPTGWWPNETLASMVGPMITYLLPLLIGYTGGKMVGGDRGAVVGAITTMGVIVGTDIPMFMGAMIVGPLGGIAIKKFDEAVHGKVKSGFEMLVNNFSAGIIGMICAIIAFIVIGPAVKVLSSGLAAGVNVMVEAGALPLASIFVEPAKILFLNNAINHGIFSPLGIQQSEEIGRSIFFLIEANPGPGLGLLLAYMVFGKGSAKQSAAGASIIHFLGGIHEIYFPYVLMNPRLILAVIAGGMAGVFTNVVFDSGLISPASPGSIFAILLMTPKGSYIGVVLSVIAATAVSFIVASILLKTSAQGDDEDSLEKASAQMKDMKASSKGAASGADVNLADVKAVYVACDAGMGSSAMGAGLLRKKVATAGLDIEVTNYAINNLPADSQIVITHKDLTDRARSTVPGAMHMSLSNFLDGGVYDQLVAELVDAQSGEAKVEAPAPAAAPAQEGNKLALTDDSIFLGLKATQKEDAIKFAGEQLVKLGNVSPEYVDGMFAREELVSTYLGESIAVPHGTIEAKQYVQKTGIVFCQYPEGIQWGEDEDDIAKMVIGIAAQGDEHNMVLMAITNSLDDEEAVECLQNTTNPADVLRILNGN; encoded by the coding sequence ATGTTATCACCAGAAGCAAAGATTAAGGTTCAAAACTTTGGTCGTTTCTTATCCAATATGGTAATGCCAAACATCGGCGCATTTATTGCGTGGGGTTTCATTACTGCACTATTCATCCCAACCGGTTGGTGGCCTAACGAAACGTTAGCATCAATGGTTGGCCCTATGATTACATACCTATTGCCACTATTGATTGGTTACACCGGTGGTAAAATGGTTGGTGGTGACCGCGGTGCGGTAGTCGGCGCTATCACAACAATGGGTGTTATCGTTGGTACTGATATCCCAATGTTCATGGGTGCAATGATTGTAGGTCCACTGGGTGGTATCGCAATTAAGAAATTCGATGAAGCTGTTCACGGTAAAGTGAAGAGTGGTTTCGAAATGCTAGTGAACAACTTCTCGGCTGGTATCATCGGCATGATCTGCGCGATCATTGCGTTCATCGTGATTGGTCCTGCAGTTAAAGTTCTATCTTCTGGCTTGGCGGCTGGCGTTAACGTGATGGTTGAAGCGGGTGCATTACCTCTTGCTTCTATCTTTGTTGAACCTGCGAAAATCCTATTCCTAAACAACGCAATCAACCACGGTATCTTCTCTCCACTAGGTATCCAGCAATCTGAAGAGATTGGTCGCTCAATCTTCTTCCTAATCGAAGCTAACCCAGGTCCGGGTCTTGGTCTTCTACTTGCTTACATGGTGTTTGGTAAAGGTAGCGCGAAGCAGTCTGCTGCTGGTGCATCTATCATCCATTTCCTAGGTGGTATCCACGAAATTTACTTCCCTTACGTTCTAATGAACCCACGTCTAATCCTTGCTGTAATCGCAGGTGGTATGGCGGGTGTATTCACTAACGTAGTGTTCGATTCTGGCCTTATCTCTCCAGCATCACCAGGTTCTATCTTCGCTATCTTGTTGATGACACCTAAAGGCTCTTACATCGGTGTTGTACTTTCTGTAATCGCTGCAACGGCTGTGTCTTTCATCGTAGCTTCAATCCTACTTAAGACTTCAGCTCAAGGTGACGACGAAGATTCACTAGAAAAAGCCTCAGCTCAAATGAAAGACATGAAAGCGTCTTCTAAAGGTGCAGCATCAGGCGCTGATGTAAACCTAGCGGATGTTAAAGCTGTTTATGTAGCGTGTGATGCGGGTATGGGTTCAAGTGCAATGGGTGCAGGTCTACTACGTAAGAAAGTAGCAACAGCTGGCCTAGACATTGAAGTGACCAACTACGCAATCAACAACCTACCGGCTGATTCGCAAATCGTTATTACGCATAAAGACCTAACAGACCGTGCTCGTAGCACTGTGCCAGGTGCGATGCATATGTCTCTAAGCAACTTCCTAGACGGCGGCGTATACGACCAACTAGTTGCTGAGCTTGTCGATGCTCAAAGTGGTGAAGCGAAAGTAGAAGCTCCGGCGCCTGCTGCCGCTCCAGCACAAGAAGGCAACAAGCTTGCACTCACTGACGACAGCATCTTCCTTGGCCTAAAAGCGACTCAGAAAGAAGACGCAATCAAGTTTGCTGGCGAACAATTAGTAAAACTTGGCAACGTATCACCGGAATACGTAGACGGCATGTTTGCTCGTGAAGAGCTTGTGTCTACTTACCTAGGTGAGTCTATCGCTGTGCCACACGGCACAATCGAAGCAAAACAATATGTACAAAAAACCGGCATTGTTTTCTGTCAGTACCCTGAAGGTATTCAGTGGGGTGAAGATGAAGATGATATCGCGAAGATGGTTATCGGTATTGCCGCACAAGGCGATGAGCACAACATGGTGCTGATGGCTATTACCAATTCACTCGATGATGAAGAGGCTGTGGAATGCTTACAGAACACAACAAACCCTGCTGATGTTCTACGTATTCTCAACGGAAACTAA
- a CDS encoding mannitol-1-phosphate 5-dehydrogenase, which produces MKALHFGAGNIGRGFIGKLLSDAGMKVTFADVNETVVNALIERQEYPVKIVGEECVVEVVKNVTAVNSATSAVVDCIAESDLVTTAVGPTVLKIISKSIAQGIEKRAAANNTAPMNIIAAENMVRGTSQLKAAVLEHLSDEMKAFTEEHIGFVDSAVDRIVPPAEAGETDPLAVTVETFSEWIVDQTQFKGEIPNIPGMECTDNLMAFVERKLFTLNTGHLVTAYLGVLAGHETIKDSIEDDVIRAEVTATMEESGAVLIKRYGFDPEAHAAYIQKILGRFANPFLRDEVDRVGRQPIRKLSPQDRLVKPLNGTLEYGLPNVHLVKAIAAAFHYKNEDDPQAVELQAMFAEKGFAETLEHYSELNSDSEVVKLAEEAYLALK; this is translated from the coding sequence ATGAAAGCGTTACATTTTGGTGCAGGTAATATCGGTCGTGGTTTCATTGGTAAGCTTCTTTCTGATGCAGGTATGAAGGTTACGTTTGCTGACGTAAATGAAACGGTTGTAAATGCGTTAATTGAACGCCAAGAATACCCAGTTAAGATTGTTGGCGAAGAGTGTGTTGTAGAAGTGGTTAAGAACGTGACAGCAGTAAACTCAGCGACAAGCGCTGTAGTAGATTGCATCGCTGAGTCTGATCTTGTGACGACAGCCGTTGGCCCTACTGTTCTTAAAATCATCTCTAAATCTATCGCTCAAGGCATTGAAAAGCGTGCAGCAGCAAACAACACGGCACCAATGAACATTATCGCGGCAGAGAACATGGTTCGCGGTACTAGCCAATTAAAAGCAGCAGTGTTAGAGCACCTTTCTGATGAAATGAAAGCCTTCACTGAAGAGCACATTGGCTTTGTTGATTCAGCGGTCGACCGTATTGTGCCACCGGCAGAAGCGGGCGAAACAGACCCTCTAGCCGTAACCGTTGAAACGTTCAGCGAGTGGATCGTAGATCAAACACAATTTAAGGGTGAGATTCCGAACATCCCAGGTATGGAATGCACTGACAACCTAATGGCTTTCGTTGAGCGTAAATTGTTCACGCTAAATACGGGTCACTTGGTAACGGCATACCTTGGTGTACTTGCGGGTCACGAGACAATCAAAGACTCTATCGAAGATGACGTAATCCGAGCTGAAGTAACAGCAACGATGGAAGAGAGTGGTGCGGTTCTGATTAAGCGTTACGGCTTTGATCCAGAAGCTCACGCTGCCTACATCCAAAAGATTCTTGGTCGTTTTGCTAACCCGTTCCTGCGTGATGAAGTAGACCGTGTTGGTCGTCAGCCAATTCGTAAACTGAGCCCACAAGACCGCCTAGTTAAGCCTCTGAATGGCACATTAGAGTACGGCCTACCGAATGTTCACTTAGTAAAAGCAATCGCAGCTGCGTTCCATTACAAGAATGAAGACGACCCACAAGCGGTTGAACTTCAAGCAATGTTCGCAGAAAAAGGGTTTGCTGAGACATTAGAGCATTATTCTGAGCTGAATAGTGACTCAGAAGTTGTTAAACTAGCGGAAGAAGCTTATCTAGCATTGAAATGA
- a CDS encoding MltR family transcriptional regulator: MPIQTSHETELLEALSEAESASACLMAAYDALDDTVDAVLKNIFKKDDTAIKFVVEPLLNSGGPLGEIMIRAKLLLGLGVISKELYDDLEIFVTLKEWAKIQGEDTSFTEVDVIFELNKVQAIQRIMPIEYDSEMVETMSGPMLQMFLGRHNQKVKSTIVLAITDIITTLCRDNALSS; encoded by the coding sequence ATGCCAATACAAACTAGCCACGAAACTGAATTACTCGAAGCCCTATCTGAAGCTGAGAGCGCTAGCGCCTGTCTAATGGCGGCTTACGATGCATTGGACGACACGGTAGATGCCGTATTAAAAAACATTTTCAAGAAAGACGACACGGCAATTAAATTTGTTGTTGAACCACTTCTCAACAGTGGCGGTCCGTTGGGCGAGATTATGATCCGCGCTAAGCTGCTATTAGGGCTTGGTGTGATCAGTAAAGAGCTCTACGATGATTTAGAGATTTTCGTTACCTTGAAAGAGTGGGCGAAAATACAAGGTGAAGACACTAGCTTCACAGAAGTCGACGTTATATTTGAGCTCAACAAGGTGCAGGCGATTCAACGCATAATGCCTATCGAATATGACTCGGAGATGGTGGAAACCATGTCGGGCCCAATGCTTCAAATGTTCTTGGGTCGACACAATCAGAAAGTGAAGTCGACGATCGTTTTGGCTATCACTGACATTATCACGACCTTATGCCGAGATAACGCACTGAGTTCTTAG
- the nagB gene encoding glucosamine-6-phosphate deaminase, translating to MRLIPLSNKAKVGKWAARHIADSIKKFAPTAERPFVLGLPTGSTPLTTYAELIELYKAGEVSFKHVVTFNMDEYVGIDPNHPESYRTFMHENFFNHVDIQAENINLLDGKAEDIDAHCAAYEEKIRSYGKINLFMGGVGIDGHIAFNEPGSSLSSRTRIKTLTEDTRIANSRFFDGDINQVPKYALTIGVATLLDSEEVMILSLGHNKAQALQMAIEGSVNHMWTVTALQMHRKAIIVADEPAQQELKVKTLRYFQELEAENIQDL from the coding sequence ATGAGACTTATTCCTTTAAGCAACAAAGCAAAAGTAGGTAAATGGGCTGCTCGTCACATCGCAGATTCTATCAAAAAATTCGCTCCAACTGCTGAGCGTCCATTTGTTCTAGGTCTTCCTACTGGTAGCACACCTCTAACTACTTATGCTGAGCTAATTGAACTTTACAAAGCGGGCGAAGTAAGCTTCAAGCACGTTGTAACATTCAACATGGATGAGTACGTTGGTATCGACCCGAACCACCCAGAGTCTTACCGCACATTCATGCACGAGAACTTCTTCAACCACGTTGATATTCAAGCAGAAAACATCAACCTGCTAGACGGCAAAGCTGAAGACATCGATGCTCACTGTGCAGCATACGAAGAGAAAATCCGTTCATACGGCAAAATCAACCTGTTCATGGGCGGCGTAGGCATCGACGGTCACATCGCATTCAATGAGCCAGGTTCTTCTCTATCTTCACGCACTCGTATCAAAACGTTGACTGAAGACACTCGTATCGCGAACTCTCGTTTCTTCGATGGCGACATCAACCAAGTTCCTAAATACGCACTAACTATCGGTGTTGCTACTCTTCTAGATTCTGAAGAAGTAATGATCCTTTCTCTAGGCCACAACAAAGCGCAAGCGCTTCAAATGGCTATCGAAGGTTCTGTAAACCACATGTGGACTGTTACAGCTCTACAGATGCACCGTAAAGCTATCATCGTTGCTGATGAGCCAGCTCAACAAGAGCTTAAAGTTAAGACTCTACGCTACTTCCAAGAGCTAGAAGCTGAAAACATCCAAGACCTATAA
- a CDS encoding MaoP family protein translates to MSETEFRHGKKRFYDTIKFPRGFAKSGDFTLSEEEILTLFGDTMLALETGELTPTNAEERHFIKVLAHPHKAKSKLDRVWLKYIQLARGRRRFHTLNGCKRGEVPREEYDRELVLED, encoded by the coding sequence ATGTCTGAGACCGAATTCCGACACGGAAAAAAACGTTTTTATGACACCATTAAATTCCCACGAGGGTTCGCTAAGTCAGGTGATTTTACTCTTTCAGAAGAAGAAATCCTAACCTTGTTTGGTGACACTATGCTTGCACTTGAGACTGGTGAACTAACACCGACCAATGCTGAAGAAAGACATTTCATCAAAGTATTGGCTCACCCTCATAAGGCTAAGTCCAAGTTAGACCGTGTTTGGTTGAAGTACATTCAACTGGCTCGTGGACGCCGTCGCTTTCATACCCTAAACGGCTGCAAACGCGGTGAAGTGCCTAGGGAAGAATACGACAGAGAGTTAGTGTTAGAAGATTAG
- a CDS encoding LysR family transcriptional regulator, with amino-acid sequence MDVKVFRTFLEVARVRHFGRAAENLYLTQAAVSARIKQLEGYFDTQLFIRDRNNIKLTSSGERLIGYAEVMVSTLQQAKFELSLESGKALQLTLGGTPNIWDAYLQNCLSVVTDSFGGYGFMAEVMGREQLNRNLLERTLDMAFAFDQIKAEELNCKKVADLVLVLVSTQQDDLESVFQHKYVYVDWGTRFGSEHAERHPKVPAPYLRTSTARIALDFILEKGGSAYLPVSMVEPFIDSGQLHKVKGVEDWYRPIYLSYRKSSTSVDAIMQVEKLVNEIDPSTAYTLQQAAEQAPE; translated from the coding sequence ATGGATGTGAAAGTATTTAGAACCTTTCTTGAGGTTGCAAGGGTGCGCCACTTTGGGCGCGCAGCTGAAAACTTGTATTTAACACAAGCAGCGGTGAGTGCGCGGATCAAACAGCTTGAAGGCTATTTTGATACTCAGCTCTTCATTCGTGACCGCAATAACATCAAGCTTACCTCTTCCGGTGAGCGTTTGATTGGTTATGCTGAAGTGATGGTATCCACCTTACAACAAGCTAAGTTTGAGCTGTCGTTAGAGAGTGGAAAAGCCTTGCAGTTAACACTAGGTGGCACTCCGAATATTTGGGATGCGTATCTGCAAAACTGTTTAAGCGTAGTGACCGATTCTTTTGGTGGTTATGGCTTCATGGCTGAGGTGATGGGGCGCGAGCAACTGAACCGTAATTTGCTAGAGCGAACCTTAGATATGGCTTTCGCCTTCGATCAAATTAAAGCGGAAGAGCTAAACTGTAAAAAAGTCGCTGATTTGGTTTTGGTGTTGGTATCAACGCAGCAAGATGATCTGGAATCTGTGTTCCAACATAAGTATGTGTATGTCGATTGGGGAACGCGCTTCGGTTCAGAACACGCAGAACGTCACCCTAAAGTTCCAGCTCCGTATTTACGTACCTCTACGGCTCGTATTGCCCTCGATTTCATTTTAGAGAAAGGTGGCAGTGCGTATTTACCTGTTTCTATGGTTGAACCTTTTATCGACTCAGGTCAGCTGCATAAGGTGAAAGGTGTTGAAGATTGGTATCGCCCAATTTATCTCAGCTACCGCAAAAGCAGCACCTCGGTTGATGCGATCATGCAGGTCGAGAAGTTGGTTAACGAAATTGATCCATCGACCGCTTATACGTTGCAACAAGCCGCTGAACAAGCACCAGAGTAG
- a CDS encoding DNA-3-methyladenine glycosylase 2 family protein, with translation MSRNIHHNSTLTSEQCHLARYARDARFDGMFFTAVKTTGIFCRPICPASPPKEENVEYFSHQAQALKAGYRPCLRCRPDSAPFSPAWKGVETTFLRALQLIDHGALNSGSIVDLATRLGISDRYLRTLFDNYIGVSPKQYSLYSQLMFAKQLLHTSSMSITDVGFASGFNSTRRFNDAFLKELQLSPSQIRRTKLSENLSNHIQLVFHGPLDWNHLLGFYRRRMIEGVEDVGEDYYKRTVNVNGSKGWFKATLAKENRLDIEFELDDISQLRSLITNIRRMFDLDVDIAKVEAFFTTIDPNLVAKSGIRIPGVWSAWEAGVRAILGQQVSVTAAIGQLNLLVREISGTHSASSLEDPANSQESSVIQEKAYFPTPKQIAEADVSFLRMPGSRKETLKRFAEYMVDNEAEHPSKWIELKGIGPWTIQYALLRGLSEPNHLLVGDLVVKKFIEHRPAINTESVSPWGSYATFHCWNQS, from the coding sequence ATGTCGAGAAATATTCATCACAACAGTACGTTAACGAGTGAGCAGTGCCATTTGGCTCGATATGCGCGAGACGCTCGCTTTGATGGGATGTTTTTTACGGCAGTAAAAACCACCGGAATTTTTTGTCGTCCGATTTGCCCAGCAAGCCCGCCCAAAGAAGAAAATGTCGAGTATTTTTCTCATCAAGCTCAAGCCTTGAAGGCTGGGTATCGCCCATGCTTACGTTGCCGGCCAGACAGCGCACCTTTTTCTCCAGCTTGGAAAGGTGTTGAAACGACTTTCTTGCGTGCTTTACAGTTGATTGATCATGGTGCGCTGAACTCAGGGTCAATCGTCGACCTTGCCACTCGATTAGGCATTTCAGACCGCTATTTACGAACCTTATTCGACAATTACATCGGCGTGTCGCCGAAGCAATATAGCCTTTATAGCCAATTGATGTTTGCCAAGCAGTTGCTGCACACCAGTAGCATGAGCATTACCGATGTTGGCTTTGCGAGTGGTTTTAATAGCACGCGTCGTTTCAATGATGCCTTTCTAAAAGAGCTTCAGCTCTCGCCAAGCCAAATCCGACGAACAAAGCTAAGTGAAAACCTGAGCAATCATATTCAGCTAGTCTTTCACGGCCCATTAGACTGGAACCATTTGCTGGGTTTCTATCGACGAAGAATGATTGAAGGTGTAGAGGACGTTGGCGAAGATTATTACAAACGCACAGTGAATGTTAATGGGTCAAAGGGTTGGTTCAAGGCTACTTTGGCCAAAGAGAACCGCTTAGATATTGAATTTGAGTTGGACGATATAAGCCAGTTAAGAAGCTTGATTACCAACATTCGACGTATGTTCGACCTTGACGTCGATATCGCCAAGGTCGAGGCCTTCTTTACGACTATCGATCCTAACTTGGTGGCTAAGAGTGGCATCCGCATTCCTGGCGTGTGGAGTGCTTGGGAAGCAGGAGTAAGAGCGATTCTCGGACAGCAAGTCTCGGTAACCGCGGCCATTGGTCAGCTTAACTTGTTGGTGCGAGAGATTTCTGGAACGCATTCGGCATCTTCTTTAGAAGATCCTGCTAATTCACAAGAGTCGTCTGTAATCCAAGAGAAAGCCTACTTCCCAACTCCTAAACAGATAGCGGAGGCTGATGTCAGCTTCTTAAGAATGCCGGGAAGTCGCAAAGAGACCTTAAAGCGCTTTGCCGAATACATGGTCGACAATGAAGCCGAACATCCTTCTAAGTGGATTGAGCTAAAGGGCATTGGGCCTTGGACGATTCAATACGCGCTACTTCGCGGGTTAAGTGAACCTAATCATCTGTTGGTTGGCGACCTGGTGGTGAAGAAGTTCATTGAGCATCGCCCAGCCATCAATACAGAGAGTGTTTCGCCTTGGGGAAGTTATGCCACGTTCCATTGTTGGAATCAGTCTTAA